The following proteins are encoded in a genomic region of Reichenbachiella sp.:
- a CDS encoding RagB/SusD family nutrient uptake outer membrane protein, with product MKFIKYIIIAVTGVGLFSCDTDEFLNPIPTTAVTSNSYFQTDADVLSGIVGIYDAIQGVNESTQSSDGAYNRGVQYEYLLTEHRSDNTRSATLEGSRADFHRYLTDADNTQSEDYWASMYDIIFRANNILTFIDIADASNQASYTAEAKFLRAYAYFNLVRLYGAVPLITEVALPSDTEVLYTRVDVATVYAQIVADLQEAVGALDNSHKARASQAAAQALLAKVYLSQPTPNYQDAQVLCEAIINGGDYSLMTNFNDVFYSELNNEVIWAIQYASGDPLESQGFSAEFTSAVRQGLQDGLNMPNTNLINDLNAYGGNRTATSITNVQGSIEVAKFLPDGNDWTNDYGGNARNSGNDWIVIRYADVLLMHVEAILGTSGSTSSAGALSSFNAIRSRAGLTAATAISKDDLLLERRVEFAFENHRFFDLLRFGVADAVLSAHAADMGYSDYSARALLLPIPAREINQSGGLLTQNP from the coding sequence ATGAAATTTATAAAATATATAATAATAGCGGTGACGGGAGTAGGATTATTCTCTTGTGATACGGATGAGTTTCTAAATCCGATACCCACAACTGCAGTAACAAGTAATTCATACTTTCAAACAGATGCAGATGTACTATCTGGTATCGTTGGAATATATGATGCGATTCAGGGAGTAAACGAAAGTACTCAAAGTAGTGATGGAGCTTACAACAGAGGGGTTCAATACGAATACCTACTAACTGAGCATCGCTCAGATAACACAAGAAGTGCGACACTTGAAGGATCACGAGCTGATTTTCACAGATATCTTACTGATGCGGATAACACGCAGTCTGAAGATTATTGGGCATCTATGTATGATATTATCTTTAGAGCGAATAATATCTTGACCTTTATAGATATTGCTGATGCTAGTAATCAAGCGAGTTATACAGCTGAAGCCAAGTTTTTAAGAGCTTATGCTTATTTCAACCTGGTTAGATTGTACGGTGCGGTGCCATTGATCACAGAAGTAGCGCTTCCTAGTGATACTGAGGTGCTTTACACAAGAGTGGACGTAGCTACTGTTTATGCTCAGATTGTGGCTGATTTGCAAGAAGCAGTTGGTGCACTGGACAATTCACACAAAGCGAGAGCTTCTCAGGCAGCAGCACAAGCATTGTTGGCTAAGGTTTACTTGTCTCAACCAACGCCTAATTATCAAGATGCGCAAGTATTGTGTGAAGCCATTATTAATGGAGGTGACTACTCTTTGATGACTAATTTCAATGATGTATTCTATTCTGAATTGAATAATGAGGTGATATGGGCCATTCAATATGCCTCTGGAGATCCATTAGAAAGCCAGGGATTTTCAGCAGAATTCACTTCTGCAGTTCGTCAAGGGTTACAGGATGGTCTTAATATGCCGAACACGAACTTGATCAATGATCTTAATGCTTATGGTGGTAATAGAACTGCAACAAGTATTACAAATGTTCAAGGATCGATAGAAGTAGCGAAATTCTTACCGGACGGTAATGATTGGACTAATGATTATGGTGGAAATGCAAGAAATTCTGGAAATGATTGGATTGTGATTAGATACGCTGATGTGCTTTTAATGCATGTGGAAGCCATCTTGGGAACCTCTGGGTCTACAAGTAGTGCAGGAGCATTGTCTTCTTTTAATGCGATAAGAAGCCGTGCAGGATTAACCGCTGCAACAGCTATTTCAAAAGATGATTTGTTGCTAGAAAGAAGAGTAGAGTTCGCATTTGAAAACCATAGGTTTTTCGACTTGCTACGTTTCGGTGTTGCTGATGCAGTTTTGAGTGCACATGCAGCAGATATGGGTTATTCAGACTACAGTGCAAGAGCTTTACTGCTCCCAATCCCTGCAAGAGAAATTAACCAAAGTGGTGGTCTATTAACTCAAAACCCTTAA
- a CDS encoding PKD domain-containing protein yields the protein MKNSLKIILNKVSGLFFGLVALGIIYGCVEELPGPGSMPDDIPPAASFSYASQENFLEIKFTNLSVEALSYEWDFGVDVEIPDSVLTAVDPSYTYASVGTYDVTLTAVDGLGVVSDTTIAVVVEEGPYLPVILEAQFEGDGATGDARDPWDAEWSTVIQITSDGALDADGNKTKGGKLPSDGQRVAYQEMVVEAESNYDIAFVYTLTDAVAGKMTVEILDVTANGETFQTYEDTRDHVIGAVTLNDQDDPSTYVGGEVSFASGTSTKVAIMVSNSVGIEARFDNFTVEIGNAGAVPPSANFTVAQSDVNYLEYTFTNESLNAATYSWDFGDESTPSTEESPVYEYAEAGTYTVTLTVKSEGGLTGELSEVIVIHDPVTPEFSFAEGANEFTIEFTDESVNAASVLWDFGDGFKYSTTEEHATVTHVYNGGPGFYTVTLTSTSSTGLEVEKSTTLAIGVPKVLGGDFEDTDTGDDRDYWRAASFSGGETSTTPYGGSSDGAFQTYDGTDTETKTRGAKIDASRCAVDANGNVDTGNTRYAYQEMSLSPGVEYYLEFSYNNADGTIVAGEILDGHFDDGSDALAASLDGSSLIELQGTISNGEISGGSDSPQWRTIRGKFTAPVSGEVSIWMWAFGGKSYYDNIKILPASIVEAP from the coding sequence ATGAAAAATTCATTAAAAATAATTTTAAATAAGGTATCAGGTCTGTTCTTTGGCTTGGTGGCCCTAGGAATTATCTACGGATGTGTTGAAGAACTACCGGGTCCAGGTTCTATGCCTGATGATATACCACCGGCAGCTAGTTTTTCTTACGCTTCTCAGGAGAATTTCTTAGAGATTAAGTTTACAAACTTGTCTGTAGAAGCGCTAAGCTATGAGTGGGACTTTGGAGTTGATGTTGAAATTCCAGACAGTGTTTTGACAGCTGTTGATCCTTCTTACACTTATGCATCAGTTGGAACATATGACGTTACCTTGACTGCAGTTGATGGTTTGGGCGTAGTTAGCGACACGACTATTGCAGTGGTGGTTGAAGAGGGCCCATATCTGCCGGTCATTTTGGAAGCACAATTTGAAGGTGATGGTGCAACAGGAGATGCCAGAGATCCTTGGGATGCTGAGTGGTCTACTGTAATTCAAATCACATCAGATGGTGCGTTGGATGCAGACGGAAACAAAACCAAAGGAGGTAAACTGCCAAGCGACGGACAAAGAGTGGCTTATCAGGAGATGGTTGTTGAAGCAGAATCTAATTATGACATTGCTTTTGTCTATACGTTGACTGATGCTGTAGCAGGTAAGATGACGGTAGAAATATTAGATGTTACTGCCAATGGAGAGACTTTTCAAACTTATGAAGATACACGAGATCATGTGATAGGCGCAGTTACTTTGAATGATCAGGATGATCCGTCAACCTATGTAGGAGGAGAAGTATCATTTGCCTCTGGTACTAGTACTAAAGTGGCTATCATGGTCTCCAACTCTGTAGGTATCGAAGCGAGATTTGATAATTTCACAGTTGAAATTGGTAATGCTGGAGCAGTTCCTCCATCTGCGAATTTCACTGTTGCGCAAAGCGATGTGAATTATTTGGAATACACTTTTACCAATGAATCATTAAATGCGGCTACTTATTCGTGGGATTTTGGTGATGAATCGACTCCTTCAACAGAAGAATCTCCAGTATATGAATATGCTGAAGCTGGTACATATACTGTGACTTTGACTGTTAAAAGTGAAGGTGGTTTGACAGGAGAATTGAGTGAAGTGATTGTGATTCATGATCCGGTAACTCCCGAATTTTCTTTTGCAGAAGGTGCCAATGAATTCACAATTGAATTTACTGACGAGTCAGTAAATGCTGCAAGTGTTCTTTGGGATTTTGGTGATGGTTTCAAATACTCTACTACAGAAGAACATGCTACTGTTACACATGTTTACAATGGTGGACCTGGGTTTTACACTGTTACGCTTACTTCAACAAGTAGTACAGGCCTAGAAGTTGAAAAATCAACTACACTTGCTATTGGAGTTCCAAAAGTATTGGGTGGAGATTTTGAAGATACAGATACTGGTGATGATAGAGACTATTGGAGAGCTGCTAGTTTCTCAGGAGGTGAAACCAGTACTACTCCTTATGGAGGAAGTAGTGATGGTGCTTTTCAAACTTATGATGGCACGGATACAGAAACTAAAACAAGAGGTGCAAAAATCGATGCCTCGAGATGTGCGGTGGATGCTAATGGAAATGTGGATACTGGTAATACCAGATATGCCTATCAAGAGATGTCTCTTAGCCCGGGTGTAGAGTATTATCTTGAATTCTCATATAACAATGCGGATGGTACTATTGTAGCCGGTGAGATATTGGATGGTCACTTTGATGATGGATCCGATGCGTTAGCGGCTTCTTTAGATGGTTCTAGCTTAATTGAACTTCAGGGAACTATTTCCAATGGTGAGATCAGTGGAGGTAGTGATAGTCCTCAATGGAGAACCATTAGAGGGAAGTTCACAGCACCAGTAAGCGGTGAAGTATCTATTTGGATGTGGGCATTTGGTGGTAAGTCATACTATGACAACATCAAAATATTGCCAGCTTCAATTGTAGAAGCCCCTTAA
- a CDS encoding polysaccharide lyase 6 family protein, with translation MKELKNIQLINPVTLSLLLLLVMFGTECGSKVNTQNSVANAEELKLKLSLAAPGDTIILANGEWKDAELVIKANGTEEAPIVVMAETLGGVQLTGASNLKLAGEYVVVSGLHFTNGYTPTAEVISFKIKKDQLANNCRITQTLVENYSNPERHESDYWVGMYGKNNRFDHNALVGKGNKGVTMAVRLNSQESLENNHLIDHNYFGPRENLGANGGETLRIGTSHYSLSFSNTQVINNYFDRCDGEHEIISNKSCGNLFKGNVFDECVGTLTFRHGNENTAESNAFFGNGKPHTGGIRVINEKQKVLNNYGYGLTGHRFRGAMVVMNGVPNSPINRYNQVIDSEINNNTFINCDYVQLCAGSDEERSAIPQSTSISNNIFWNEAKDDVFTAYDDISGISFNDNIISPNIKPIASGFKGVDAELTKNQNGIYSLNDESITAGITADFSVVSKEATGPSWYTKPKNSKTFGYGRNVAVEEGANLFDVMKDARAGDVYTLAGGEYLLEKKVPVSVPITVQSTEGAVLKFEKSNLFVIENGGALQMEGLVIDGAECPDYAGNAVVSTSRYSMNKNYKLFINNCEFRDLDVNHSFNILRVYKNTFADSILIENSKFSDVSGTILELNQESDDIGIYNAEFVILNNNSFKNIGKEIVNLHRGGSDESTFGPLLFIDHCSFEKVGYGPKNKGGKSFTLHGVQKTMISNSVFDDIKTFDIFHTVGEPITKISDCNIDQSKLAISDKTATLSNLKLAKNAKGSDGEKLGSAL, from the coding sequence ATGAAAGAATTGAAGAATATACAGTTAATTAATCCTGTAACCCTCAGCTTACTATTGTTGCTGGTTATGTTCGGAACTGAGTGTGGGTCCAAAGTGAATACTCAAAATTCAGTGGCTAATGCTGAAGAATTGAAACTAAAACTTTCCCTGGCTGCTCCGGGTGATACCATCATATTGGCCAACGGCGAATGGAAGGATGCCGAGTTGGTGATAAAAGCCAATGGTACTGAAGAAGCGCCAATCGTGGTGATGGCTGAAACATTAGGAGGAGTACAATTAACAGGAGCTTCAAACTTAAAGTTAGCTGGAGAATATGTAGTAGTCAGTGGCTTGCATTTTACCAATGGGTACACACCTACTGCTGAAGTGATTTCTTTCAAAATCAAAAAAGACCAACTAGCGAACAATTGTAGAATAACCCAAACACTGGTGGAGAACTACTCCAATCCAGAAAGACATGAAAGTGATTATTGGGTCGGTATGTACGGAAAAAACAACCGATTTGATCACAACGCCCTAGTAGGCAAAGGAAACAAAGGAGTGACCATGGCTGTGAGACTCAACTCACAAGAAAGCCTTGAAAACAATCACTTAATCGATCACAACTATTTTGGTCCAAGAGAAAACTTAGGAGCCAACGGAGGGGAGACTTTGAGAATAGGCACCAGCCATTATTCGCTATCCTTCTCGAATACACAAGTCATCAATAACTACTTCGACCGTTGTGATGGCGAGCATGAAATTATCTCAAACAAATCATGCGGAAATTTATTCAAAGGCAATGTGTTCGACGAATGTGTAGGGACATTGACCTTCAGACATGGCAATGAAAATACAGCCGAAAGCAATGCTTTCTTCGGTAATGGAAAGCCACATACTGGTGGTATCAGAGTTATCAATGAAAAACAAAAAGTATTAAATAATTACGGCTACGGCTTGACAGGACATAGATTCAGAGGCGCAATGGTTGTAATGAACGGAGTACCTAATTCACCGATCAATAGGTACAATCAGGTCATTGATTCGGAAATCAATAACAATACCTTCATCAACTGCGATTATGTACAACTATGTGCGGGTAGCGATGAGGAGAGAAGTGCTATTCCACAATCCACTTCTATTTCAAACAATATTTTTTGGAATGAAGCCAAGGATGATGTGTTTACTGCTTACGATGATATTTCTGGAATCAGTTTTAATGATAATATTATTAGTCCCAATATTAAACCTATAGCTAGTGGTTTTAAGGGAGTAGACGCAGAATTGACTAAAAACCAAAATGGAATCTATAGCCTAAACGATGAATCTATTACTGCGGGTATAACAGCAGACTTTTCAGTGGTTTCGAAAGAGGCTACTGGGCCTTCGTGGTACACTAAACCAAAAAATAGCAAGACTTTTGGCTATGGTAGAAATGTAGCTGTAGAAGAAGGAGCCAATCTTTTTGATGTAATGAAAGATGCTAGGGCAGGAGATGTATACACCCTGGCTGGTGGAGAATACTTGCTAGAAAAGAAAGTGCCTGTTAGCGTACCTATCACGGTTCAGTCGACTGAAGGTGCTGTTTTGAAGTTTGAAAAATCAAACTTATTCGTCATAGAAAATGGTGGAGCACTCCAAATGGAAGGGTTGGTCATAGATGGTGCTGAATGTCCAGATTATGCTGGCAACGCAGTGGTATCAACTAGTCGATATTCCATGAATAAGAATTACAAATTGTTCATCAACAACTGTGAGTTTAGAGATCTGGATGTCAACCATTCATTCAATATCCTTAGAGTGTATAAGAACACTTTCGCAGATAGTATCCTCATTGAGAATTCTAAGTTCAGTGATGTGAGTGGTACGATTCTGGAGTTGAATCAGGAATCTGATGATATTGGCATCTACAATGCTGAATTCGTGATTTTGAATAACAACTCATTCAAGAATATAGGTAAAGAGATTGTAAACCTGCACAGAGGAGGAAGTGACGAAAGTACTTTTGGACCGCTACTTTTTATTGATCATTGTTCGTTTGAAAAGGTGGGTTATGGACCGAAAAATAAAGGAGGTAAGTCATTCACGCTTCATGGCGTACAAAAAACCATGATATCGAATTCCGTATTCGATGACATTAAGACTTTCGATATTTTTCATACGGTGGGAGAGCCTATCACAAAGATATCTGATTGTAATATCGACCAATCAAAGCTGGCCATCAGCGATAAAACAGCCACATTGTCCAATCTCAAATTGGCTAAGAATGCCAAAGGTAGTGATGGTGAAAAACTAGGGTCAGCACTATGA
- a CDS encoding heparinase II/III family protein yields MKIKFCYISIGFSVAVVLSFFSCVGGEEKTAQQFLSDKHPSLVLTAAGVADIKANLGKAPLFDQTLEAVITEVDSEITNGIEVPVPKDLAGGYTHERHKSNFFIIQKAGVLFQITGDEKYAIYVRDMLLAYAEMWPTIGKHPAERSYARGKIFWQCLNDANWLVYASQGYDCIYDWLDVATSEKLNKELFRPYAEYISIENPQFFNRIHNHSTWGNAAVGMIGLVMEDEELINWALYGLDIQVPGDIIKDNDGGDIQLDGQKEAGFLAQIDHSFSPDGYYTEGPYYQRYAMYPFLIFAQALANKKPELKILEYRNGLLIKAIYALINQTNSAGEFFPINDSQKGMSLASRELVNAVSMAYAFGGNDPGLLSIVEQQGRVPLNNTGMASAKGIAEGKAQKFEYKSLELTDGANGDEGAIGIIRSEDLTLMMKYAKHGMGHGHFDRLGFLLYDETGEVIQDYGAARWVNIEHKDGGGYLKENHSWAKETVAHNTLVVDKDSHFDGNVREADKTSGTPYYFLGEGSVQIASAKELNAYKNIEMQRTMAVVDIEELENPLVIDLFSVQAPEGTRYDMPLYYMGEFMSSNQKFETNNDLSPLGQNDGYQHLWAEAQTGLVGDVFSMTWFNSKKFYTITSAVEAGDEVILTRIGANDPNFNLRRDPGLIHRRKGGNTLFASLYEAHGSYDYASERPINSFTSVAKLEVLHQSALYVVVGFTLKTGENYQFAFSLADSSEASKHGVKTSEGLLEWKGIYDFKKYD; encoded by the coding sequence ATGAAGATAAAGTTTTGTTATATCAGTATAGGTTTTAGTGTGGCTGTTGTTCTGTCGTTCTTCTCTTGTGTTGGAGGAGAAGAAAAGACAGCACAACAGTTCCTATCTGACAAACATCCAAGTTTAGTACTTACAGCGGCTGGTGTTGCTGACATCAAAGCCAATTTGGGCAAAGCACCTCTTTTTGATCAAACATTGGAGGCGGTAATCACTGAAGTAGATTCAGAAATTACCAATGGTATTGAAGTACCAGTTCCGAAAGATTTGGCAGGTGGTTATACGCACGAGCGACATAAGTCTAACTTTTTTATCATCCAAAAGGCAGGAGTCTTGTTTCAGATTACTGGGGATGAAAAGTACGCAATTTATGTGCGGGATATGCTTTTAGCTTACGCTGAAATGTGGCCTACCATTGGAAAGCATCCAGCAGAGCGATCGTATGCTCGAGGTAAGATCTTTTGGCAATGTTTGAATGATGCGAACTGGTTGGTGTATGCTAGTCAGGGATACGATTGTATCTATGACTGGTTGGATGTAGCCACTAGTGAAAAATTGAATAAGGAATTATTCAGACCTTATGCTGAATATATTTCTATTGAGAACCCACAGTTTTTTAATCGAATTCACAACCACAGTACTTGGGGAAATGCTGCCGTAGGTATGATTGGCTTGGTTATGGAGGACGAAGAACTGATCAACTGGGCGCTGTATGGATTGGATATTCAGGTGCCAGGTGATATTATTAAGGATAACGATGGGGGCGATATACAATTGGATGGACAAAAGGAAGCAGGGTTCTTAGCACAGATAGATCACTCTTTTTCTCCAGATGGCTATTATACCGAAGGGCCATACTATCAGCGATATGCGATGTATCCATTCTTGATTTTTGCACAGGCTTTGGCTAACAAGAAACCGGAACTTAAAATATTAGAATACAGAAATGGCCTCCTTATTAAAGCCATTTATGCGTTGATCAATCAGACTAATTCTGCAGGAGAATTTTTCCCGATCAACGATTCGCAAAAAGGAATGTCATTGGCTTCTCGAGAATTGGTAAATGCTGTAAGTATGGCTTATGCGTTTGGAGGTAATGATCCTGGACTATTGTCAATTGTAGAACAACAAGGACGAGTGCCATTGAATAACACAGGCATGGCTTCAGCAAAAGGAATAGCAGAAGGTAAGGCTCAAAAGTTTGAATACAAAAGTTTGGAGTTGACTGATGGGGCTAATGGTGACGAAGGAGCTATTGGAATCATTCGGTCGGAAGACTTGACTTTGATGATGAAATATGCAAAACACGGAATGGGGCATGGTCACTTCGATCGTTTGGGCTTCTTATTGTATGACGAAACGGGCGAAGTGATTCAGGACTATGGCGCCGCACGCTGGGTAAATATAGAGCATAAAGATGGAGGAGGTTATCTCAAAGAAAACCATAGTTGGGCGAAAGAAACAGTAGCTCATAACACGCTTGTAGTAGATAAAGACTCCCATTTTGACGGGAATGTCAGGGAGGCAGACAAAACTTCTGGAACTCCTTATTACTTCTTAGGTGAGGGCTCAGTGCAGATTGCCAGTGCCAAGGAACTGAACGCCTATAAGAACATAGAAATGCAAAGAACTATGGCTGTAGTAGATATTGAAGAATTAGAAAATCCATTGGTGATAGACTTGTTTTCAGTGCAAGCACCAGAAGGGACTAGGTATGACATGCCACTTTATTATATGGGAGAGTTCATGTCTTCTAATCAGAAGTTTGAAACCAACAACGACCTCAGCCCACTAGGACAGAATGACGGTTATCAGCATCTGTGGGCAGAAGCACAGACAGGTTTGGTGGGTGATGTATTCAGTATGACTTGGTTCAATAGTAAGAAATTTTATACGATTACCTCTGCAGTTGAAGCTGGAGATGAGGTGATTCTTACAAGAATTGGGGCCAATGACCCGAACTTTAACCTTAGACGAGATCCTGGTTTGATCCATCGTAGGAAGGGTGGTAATACACTTTTCGCAAGCCTTTATGAAGCACATGGTAGCTATGATTACGCATCAGAGCGCCCGATAAACTCATTCACTTCTGTCGCTAAACTAGAAGTATTGCATCAATCAGCATTATATGTGGTAGTTGGATTCACACTCAAAACTGGCGAAAACTATCAGTTTGCTTTTTCACTAGCGGATAGCAGTGAAGCAAGCAAACATGGAGTGAAAACTTCAGAGGGGCTATTAGAATGGAAAGGGATTTACGATTTTAAAAAATACGATTAA
- a CDS encoding cupin domain-containing protein, translated as MERNSEKYILTKEMEWEELGGGVSRKFLGYDNQIMMVLVKFEKGALGTPHSHFHTQATYCVEGKFEFEIDGVKQIVSAGDGVYIEPNLVHGAVCLEEGMLIDTFSPVREDFLSGEGVSYFGDKD; from the coding sequence ATGGAAAGAAATAGCGAAAAATATATCCTGACAAAGGAAATGGAATGGGAAGAACTTGGTGGAGGGGTTTCCCGAAAGTTTCTCGGATACGACAATCAAATCATGATGGTGTTGGTGAAGTTTGAAAAAGGAGCATTAGGCACACCACATAGCCATTTCCATACACAAGCTACTTACTGTGTAGAAGGTAAATTTGAATTTGAAATAGACGGAGTCAAGCAGATAGTATCGGCAGGAGATGGTGTGTACATAGAGCCGAATTTAGTTCATGGTGCCGTATGCCTGGAAGAAGGGATGTTGATCGATACATTCAGTCCGGTTAGGGAGGATTTTCTTTCTGGGGAAGGCGTATCCTATTTTGGAGATAAAGACTAA
- a CDS encoding MFS transporter, which translates to MKIKGLRWWIVGLVCLATVINYIDRSALAIMWPDISKDLGMTKADYAIILNVFLVAYAVGQSLSGKMFDKIGTRLGFVVSITVWGLATAIHAFARGVVSFSFFRVLLGLGEAGNWPGAVKSNAEWFPVKERAFAQGIFNSGAALGSIVAPPLIAIVWVMIGWKMTFVLLGLLGLVWIIPWWIMNKNVPSKHPWITDEEKEHILSGLNDSKDSDDKPGLSMMQILSKRESWAVLASRFFVEPIWWLFVGWMPIYLADVYGFNVKEIGFFAWVPYVGAALGSLSGGYYSGQLLIKGASVDQARKKTIMVGCVIMFLGLVATILAGDTAVKFVAIVAFVLYGFQFVISNIQTIPSDLFSGKSVGSLAGLGGTVGIFSVIIMNFLVPVITEKFSYTPIFVMIALFVPLCILSIYFFAKEIKPVDQED; encoded by the coding sequence ATGAAAATAAAAGGACTGAGATGGTGGATTGTTGGGCTAGTGTGTCTTGCCACGGTGATCAATTATATTGACCGTTCCGCACTGGCGATTATGTGGCCAGATATTTCCAAAGATTTAGGAATGACCAAAGCCGATTATGCCATTATACTAAATGTGTTTTTGGTAGCCTATGCAGTCGGTCAATCTCTCTCTGGAAAAATGTTTGATAAAATAGGAACACGATTGGGTTTCGTGGTTTCTATTACGGTGTGGGGTTTAGCCACAGCCATTCATGCTTTTGCACGAGGGGTGGTTTCCTTTAGCTTTTTCCGAGTATTGTTAGGTTTAGGCGAAGCGGGCAACTGGCCTGGTGCTGTAAAAAGTAACGCAGAGTGGTTTCCAGTGAAAGAAAGGGCATTTGCTCAAGGAATATTCAACTCAGGAGCCGCATTGGGATCTATTGTAGCCCCTCCTTTAATCGCCATTGTATGGGTGATGATCGGTTGGAAAATGACATTTGTTTTGCTTGGTCTCTTAGGATTGGTATGGATTATTCCTTGGTGGATCATGAACAAAAATGTGCCAAGCAAGCACCCATGGATTACGGATGAAGAAAAAGAACATATTCTTTCTGGATTGAACGATTCGAAAGATTCGGACGACAAACCTGGTTTGAGCATGATGCAAATTCTGTCAAAGCGAGAATCATGGGCGGTACTAGCTTCTAGGTTCTTTGTTGAGCCTATCTGGTGGTTGTTTGTAGGTTGGATGCCTATTTATCTGGCCGATGTTTATGGATTTAATGTAAAAGAGATCGGATTTTTTGCATGGGTACCTTATGTAGGTGCAGCGCTGGGTAGTTTGTCAGGTGGATATTATTCTGGTCAATTGCTTATCAAAGGAGCTAGTGTTGATCAAGCTAGAAAGAAAACGATTATGGTGGGTTGTGTGATTATGTTCTTGGGATTGGTTGCCACCATTCTAGCGGGCGATACGGCAGTGAAGTTTGTGGCCATCGTAGCCTTTGTACTCTACGGTTTCCAGTTTGTAATTAGTAATATCCAAACGATACCAAGTGATTTGTTTAGCGGTAAGTCAGTAGGCTCATTGGCAGGATTGGGAGGTACTGTTGGGATCTTTTCAGTAATCATCATGAACTTTTTGGTTCCTGTGATTACAGAAAAATTTTCTTACACGCCCATCTTCGTGATGATCGCCTTGTTTGTGCCATTGTGCATATTGTCGATTTACTTTTTTGCGAAAGAAATTAAGCCTGTAGATCAGGAAGATTAA